TGTCCGTAGCGAGTTGGATCTGATACGCTTCGAAGTGCATCTCCTGAAATCGAAGGTGTATATACATCCTCTCCAATCAGGTAATCCGGCTCAACGAATACAGCAAAAAGGTCAGACATTGATTCATTTAATGCACCAGATTGGTTTCTATACTCAAGTCCAGCTGTGTATTCTGTGACAGCATGAGTTAATTCATGTGCTACAACATCAAGTGCTCCTGATAGAGAACGGAATTGAGAACCATCACCGTCTCCGTAAACCATTTGCTGCCCATTCCAGAAGGCATTGTTATAGTTTGAGCCATAATGAACAGTTGATTGAATAGAAGCACCTGCGTTGTTAAAGCTGTTTCGGTTATGTTTCGTTTTAAAATAATCATATACTTTGCCAGCATAAACGTGGGCATCAACGTCAGCACGTTGTGTTGTGCTAGTGAAACGGTTGTCTGCATCTACTGAGTAGGATCCCGGTAAGCTCGAACCGTTTCTTGCTGTGTACGTCGCAATGACACCGTTCATTGCTTTTGTTGTATCGTATAAATAATACGTGTTGTTCGAGAAGTACGTATTGACTGATTTGGAATCACCTAAAACCCCAGTTCCTGTTCCAGTTGTCGCATACTCGGCTGCAGCATTATAGGAATCTATTACACTACCATCTTCCGCATTGATATAAACCTTCCAGTTTGCGGGATACGGATGGATAAATTGTAATGTCACCTTTTCTGCTAAGTAGTATTCACCTTCGAATTGGTATAGCACAGTTTCAGAAGAGGTAGTTGTATTTTCCACTTCTGTATGAACATGTGGCTCAGGTGCTGCACTTGGATCCTCTACGACTGTCTCTTCTGGCTTCACGTTGATTGCATTCCATGCGAGGCTTGTTGCATCCTCTTTTGAAAGCTTGGACGTTGCTTTTCCTTTATAGCTGAAGGTTACATCCGGCTGCACATCTCCGTTAATCGCAGTAATCACTCCATCCGCATCTGTATGTACCATAAAAATCGTACCGTCAACTGGGACATTTTTATATTGTTGCTCATACGTATAATGCGTCATTCCTAGTTCGTCTGTTTCTTTGCTTAATAGGTTCAAGTCAAGATGAGGATCGAGCTTGTACACATCTTGATTGTCTTTTAAATATTTTTTAATCGCCTTCTCTGTTTTAAATCCTTTTTCCGAAACCTTACCGCTCACAAACATCGGTACTTCTTGTTCAGCTTTCCACGTAACGTTCACATCTTTTTCTTTTGCTAGTTTCTTAATCTTTGCTTCTACCGACTTCTTGTTATTGTCTTTCACTTTCTTTTGAGGCTCTGTTTCCGTTGTTTGGGCAAGAGCTGGTACAGTTGAACTCAATGTTAACCCCAGCGCTAATAGTAAAGCAGCTTGCTTTTTCATTCCAATTCCTCCTCTATCAATTTTTGAAATATTTCTACAATAGCATAGCAACGATTGAAGAGATTGTGTATTGGGAAAGTAGGGGTAAAAAAGGAGGATTAAATACATTTTTTAAGGTGACCTTGAACAATCTAGACAATAGAATCAGTAGACTGGTAGATTTTAGGTTTTGAATTTCTAGTAAATACAAGTAAGGTAGGTAGATTATCCT
The sequence above is drawn from the Bacillus sp. BGMRC 2118 genome and encodes:
- a CDS encoding peptidase M4 family protein; its protein translation is MKKQAALLLALGLTLSSTVPALAQTTETEPQKKVKDNNKKSVEAKIKKLAKEKDVNVTWKAEQEVPMFVSGKVSEKGFKTEKAIKKYLKDNQDVYKLDPHLDLNLLSKETDELGMTHYTYEQQYKNVPVDGTIFMVHTDADGVITAINGDVQPDVTFSYKGKATSKLSKEDATSLAWNAINVKPEETVVEDPSAAPEPHVHTEVENTTTSSETVLYQFEGEYYLAEKVTLQFIHPYPANWKVYINAEDGSVIDSYNAAAEYATTGTGTGVLGDSKSVNTYFSNNTYYLYDTTKAMNGVIATYTARNGSSLPGSYSVDADNRFTSTTQRADVDAHVYAGKVYDYFKTKHNRNSFNNAGASIQSTVHYGSNYNNAFWNGQQMVYGDGDGSQFRSLSGALDVVAHELTHAVTEYTAGLEYRNQSGALNESMSDLFAVFVEPDYLIGEDVYTPSISGDALRSVSDPTRYGQPAHMNNYNNTTADNGGVHINSGIPNKAGYYVISSLGVAKAEKIYYRALTRYLGPTSNFSAARAATLQAAADLYGSSSTEYSAVRTAWNNVGVY